Genomic window (Leptospira andrefontaineae):
GCACTTCTGAAAGTGCTAAAAATTATCCGGCAGAAGTGGTGATCGGCTATCATTCCAGCGGTCTGAAGTTTTTAAGATTTTTAACTCCGGAAAAAGGAACCAGAGATGTTACAGAAAAACTTTCTAAAAGAGCTTCTTCTGTTCGTTTGAATACTGATCCTAAAAAAATTGTTTTAGAAAAAGATAAAGTAAAACTGATTTTTGAGAATGGAGAAGAACTTTTCGACAGAGTAGTAGTCGCTGCCCCAGCCAATCAGGCGATCTCAATTCTTCCTGACGAATATTCAAAGGAGAAGTCTCTACTTTCCAAACTCAAATACGAGGCTTCCGAAGTAGTAGTTCATTCCGACGAAAAGTTTATGCCTAAACAAAAAAGGCATTGGGCACCCATGTGTTTCTCTCTTTCACAAGATAGTTCTACTGCGACTGCTACTATCCTTTTGAACAAGGTTCTTCCGTCTATGAAAGGTAAGGCAGTATTCCAAACATGGAATCCGCTTGTGGAACCGAATGAAAAAGATTTTATTAGTAGATCCAAATTTGAAAGACCTGTAATAGATATTGCTTCCAAAAAGATCTTAGAAGAACTGAAAGAACTACAGGAACTTCCGGGTAAAAAAGTATGGCTATGCGGTTCTTACGCTAAATATGGAATGCCACTTCTAGAAGCAGGAGTTTCCACTTCTTTAGATGTTAAAAGATGGGTAGAAGGTTCGTTGCGATCTTAAATTTTTACTCCGGCTTTCTGACCTTATAGACCCAATATTCGAAATGTTTTTTGATCGTTTCGGATCCGAAATATTCTCCCAACATTTCGTATCTTCCTGCGAGTCTTTTAGGTATTTTTTTTCCTGATTTAATTTTTTCTAATATGAATTGGGAAAATCCGGGAAATACGAAAGGATCTATTCTTTCTAAAACTTCGAAATTAAATCCTAGTGCGGAATATTCTGAGACGATACCTTCCACCTTTTTGAGATCCGAAGACATTTTTGCCATTTTTGAGATCAAATTCCTTTTAAAAGTTTCCCAATAAGAAATTTTTCGATCGGAAAACAATATCTCTGCAGATACGAACACTCCCCCCGGTTTTAGAATTCTATAAACTTCGCCAACTAATCTGTTTCGATTCGGTATAAAATATAAACTGTCTAAGGCAATTACCACATCAAAAGTTTTGTCCTCAAATTCTGTTAAACGTTCTACACTTCCTAAAATTAAATTGGGAGAACTACTTCTCCCCTCATAACGTCTTTTTGCAAATTCGATTTGGATCTTGGAAATATTGATCCCATATATATTCGAAACATTTACTCCAAATATATTTTCCCAAATCCTGAATTGGTCTCCGCAACCGAACCCAAGATCTAAAAGTTTAGAATCAGGATCCAAACCGGCTAATGTCCCAAGGTGTTCCGCTAAATTCGCGCAGGCTGTTCCATATTCTTTTGTGTTTTCCCAATAACCCAGATTTGCCCAAGATTCCCCAGGATCGTTCAAATAGAGATGAGAAAGATCTGTAGGAATTCCTTCTCTTCCGAATAATAGCCGGACCTTGGGCCAGATTTCAGTCTTTGTAGGAAAAGAAGAATGATGACGCAGAGAATTTTCTTTTTTGTAAGGCAGGTCTTCCATGATTCCTAAGTCTTCGGTTTCCCAAAGCAAAACTTTATTGGACATAGAATTTCGGAACTGTCTACCAGAATCAGCTTTATTTGTCCGTTCTCTAATCCTTTCGGATATGTTTTATGCCGACATAAGAAGAGCTAGATCCGGACAAAAATTCGCAAAAAAAAGTCCTTTTCTTTCCCTAACTTACGGCGGAAAACCTACCGACGGACCTTATGAACATCAAAGATCGTATTCTTGGAATTTTAGCTGCACTCCTCCAATATTCTAGAACAAACTGGAGATCCATCCTTAAATACTCGGTAATCTCCGGGATCGTAATCCTTTCCTTTCTGATCGGCGGATCTTACGTTGTGTGGCTCACCAAACAGGAAGAAGTCGCCCGCAATTTGGAAACTTTCCAGAGAGAAGTTTCGGATGCATATGATCCAAATGAGATCAAACCGATCCGCATCTTAGATAAAAATGGAAAATTGATCGGGGAATTCTCCCGTAGAAAATTCAGACCGATCCGTACTGACAATCTAGCAAATCATGGAAATATAATATGGGCCCTTCTCAGTTCCGAGGACAGGGATTTTTACGAGCATAATGGTGTAAATTTTACCGCATTACTTAGGGCAATCATAGTTAATCTAACCACTTTCCAAAAACAAGGTGGTTCTACTCTCACTCAACAGTTGGCAAAACTTACTTTGGATCTGGGAGCTCGAAATGTATTCAATAAACTCACTGAGTTTTATTGCACATTCTATCTAGAAAGTAAGTTTGATAAGAATACGATCCTTGCGATGTATTTAAACCGTATTTTTTTGGGAGAAGGGAATACGGGAGTAGAAGAAGCTTCTCGTTATTACTTTAATAAACCTGCATATGAATTAACTCCTGCAGAAGCGGCTCTGCTTGTAGGAACAATTCCGGCTCCTTCTAATTATAACGCTGTCAGAAACCCTAAGATAGCTCTCAAAAGACAGAAGATGGTGATGACTGTTATGGGGAAAAACCAAAACCTTCATCCAAATCCTAAATCTATTGAAAAAGATTTTGAGAAGAAGGTAGATGCAAATATCCGCAAGTTCAGATCATTTTATGTGGTAGAGGAAACCAAAGAAGAAGAGGATAAAGTAGTTATCACTTCCGAGATAGGGAAGTATGGATTTGATAAGGATTTTACGATCAATCTGGCTTCCGATTTTAATTTTGGGATCCGCCAATTCGTGATCGAGAACTTCTCGGAAATTGATTTGGAAAGTCGTGGTATGAACGTATATACCACATTAGATTATGATAAACAAGAAGCGGCAGAACGTTCTCTTAGAGAAGGGATAGAAGCAGTTCGCAAAAAACTTTCCGAAGATAAGGCAAATTATATAAAAGCAGGCAAAACAGAAGAAGCTTCCAAACAGAACAAGATCA
Coding sequences:
- a CDS encoding class I SAM-dependent methyltransferase; amino-acid sequence: MSNKVLLWETEDLGIMEDLPYKKENSLRHHSSFPTKTEIWPKVRLLFGREGIPTDLSHLYLNDPGESWANLGYWENTKEYGTACANLAEHLGTLAGLDPDSKLLDLGFGCGDQFRIWENIFGVNVSNIYGINISKIQIEFAKRRYEGRSSSPNLILGSVERLTEFEDKTFDVVIALDSLYFIPNRNRLVGEVYRILKPGGVFVSAEILFSDRKISYWETFKRNLISKMAKMSSDLKKVEGIVSEYSALGFNFEVLERIDPFVFPGFSQFILEKIKSGKKIPKRLAGRYEMLGEYFGSETIKKHFEYWVYKVRKPE
- a CDS encoding FAD-dependent oxidoreductase, whose product is MKIAVIGSGIAGLSATWHLGKEHEVSLIEKHPLVGMDAHGTDLFSNGHSIRVDVPFRAFKRNYYPCLLDLYKEAGIEVRPVDYSFSLNYGDGTTYFGFSTLGIGGNFVPIPYWVCFSNKTSRRIFSDAIRFYEESERELQLLDGEQLTISQFLSRFGYSVEFEDMYLIPMFSTINTCTSESAKNYPAEVVIGYHSSGLKFLRFLTPEKGTRDVTEKLSKRASSVRLNTDPKKIVLEKDKVKLIFENGEELFDRVVVAAPANQAISILPDEYSKEKSLLSKLKYEASEVVVHSDEKFMPKQKRHWAPMCFSLSQDSSTATATILLNKVLPSMKGKAVFQTWNPLVEPNEKDFISRSKFERPVIDIASKKILEELKELQELPGKKVWLCGSYAKYGMPLLEAGVSTSLDVKRWVEGSLRS
- a CDS encoding transglycosylase domain-containing protein; protein product: MNIKDRILGILAALLQYSRTNWRSILKYSVISGIVILSFLIGGSYVVWLTKQEEVARNLETFQREVSDAYDPNEIKPIRILDKNGKLIGEFSRRKFRPIRTDNLANHGNIIWALLSSEDRDFYEHNGVNFTALLRAIIVNLTTFQKQGGSTLTQQLAKLTLDLGARNVFNKLTEFYCTFYLESKFDKNTILAMYLNRIFLGEGNTGVEEASRYYFNKPAYELTPAEAALLVGTIPAPSNYNAVRNPKIALKRQKMVMTVMGKNQNLHPNPKSIEKDFEKKVDANIRKFRSFYVVEETKEEEDKVVITSEIGKYGFDKDFTINLASDFNFGIRQFVIENFSEIDLESRGMNVYTTLDYDKQEAAERSLREGIEAVRKKLSEDKANYIKAGKTEEASKQNKIIENMNGSLISINPTNGYVEAMVGSYKISNIFRLNRAVSAVRQPGSVIKGLVYLMAFEKRIATPTSIVVDEPIKIRGYAPKNWYKGHRGAMQTRTAFAQSVNTIAVKFMDEIGVGDFIHTLGKILDLDSSELSRRFQHNLTLALGSGELSPKELATVYATIANNGKKVKPVEILRITDFEGSELYMNTLPDPKDAEQILDPVACAMTLNLLEAVVSEEGTLKIALKDGEKFPLGGKTGTVQSPKEAQKRWGSRKGVRDVWFAGVNPNLVTAVWVGNDLGAPFPGSGSGTSGSIWFRYVSHVARTLGFGDSLITPFNGDYVKVDICAETGGLLSNEAECKHPLYGQYYYVGDQPGGGATTPTVTQTEGTNSTNGTEEALSGEDAVELELPETKEDPNDD